A single genomic interval of Celeribacter indicus harbors:
- a CDS encoding DUF2793 domain-containing protein, with amino-acid sequence MSETTHFALPLLQPAQAQKHVTVNEALARLDGLVQLSLKSVTAGTPPATAAEGDAYGVGPGAVNGWAGHEGEIALFVNGGWVFLPARRGMRAYVADQRGWAGHDGGGWVTGLQTLSAHGAGMVFRVIELDHTLAPGARSAIAAALPGQSVVYGVTGRVLAEITGAGLTGFSLGVAASANRYGSGLSAARGSWLRGLTGTPLTYYAPEDLVLTAEGGEFAGGAIRLAIHCAQFALPSE; translated from the coding sequence ATGAGTGAGACGACGCATTTCGCACTTCCGCTGCTCCAGCCCGCGCAGGCGCAGAAACATGTGACGGTGAACGAGGCGCTCGCCCGCCTCGACGGGCTGGTGCAGCTTTCGCTGAAATCCGTGACCGCCGGAACGCCGCCCGCAACCGCGGCGGAGGGCGATGCCTATGGTGTCGGGCCGGGGGCGGTGAACGGCTGGGCCGGGCATGAGGGCGAGATCGCGCTTTTCGTGAACGGCGGCTGGGTTTTCCTGCCGGCGCGGCGCGGGATGCGGGCCTATGTCGCGGACCAGCGGGGCTGGGCGGGGCATGACGGCGGCGGCTGGGTCACCGGGCTCCAGACCCTGTCCGCCCATGGCGCGGGCATGGTTTTCCGTGTGATCGAGCTCGACCACACGCTCGCGCCGGGTGCGCGCTCCGCGATCGCGGCCGCGCTGCCGGGGCAATCGGTGGTCTACGGGGTCACGGGGCGGGTGCTGGCGGAGATCACCGGGGCGGGGCTCACCGGGTTCTCGCTCGGCGTGGCGGCGTCGGCGAACCGCTACGGCTCCGGCCTGTCGGCGGCGCGGGGGAGCTGGCTGCGCGGGCTCACCGGCACGCCGCTGACCTATTATGCGCCCGAGGATCTCGTGCTGACCGCGGAGGGCGGGGAATTTGCCGGCGGCGCGATCCGCCTTGCGATCCATTGCGCGCAATTCGCGCTGCCCTCGGAGTGA